The Streptomyces sp. NBC_01197 genome window below encodes:
- a CDS encoding malate dehydrogenase encodes MTRTPVNVTVTGAAGQIGYALLFRIASSHLLGSDVPVKLRLLEIPQGLKAAEGTAMELDDCAFPLLQGIEITDDPNVAFSGANVALLVGARPRTKGMERGDLLAANGGIFGPQGKAINDNAADDIKVLVVGNPANTNALIAQASAPDVPADRFTAMTRLDHNRAISQLSQKTGVSVSEIRRLTIWGNHSATQYPDIFHAEVAGKNAAETVNDEKWLADTFIPTVAKRGAAIIEARGASSAASAANAAIDHVHTWVNGTADGDWTSMGIPSDGSYGVPEGLISSFPVTTKGGKYEIVQGLEINDFSRARIDASVKELSEERDAVRELGLI; translated from the coding sequence ATGACCCGCACTCCTGTGAATGTCACCGTCACCGGCGCGGCCGGCCAGATCGGCTACGCGCTGCTCTTCCGCATCGCCTCAAGCCACCTGCTCGGCTCGGATGTGCCGGTCAAGCTGCGTCTCCTGGAGATCCCGCAGGGGCTGAAGGCCGCTGAGGGCACCGCGATGGAGCTCGACGACTGCGCCTTCCCGCTGCTTCAGGGCATCGAGATCACGGACGACCCGAACGTCGCCTTCTCCGGCGCCAACGTCGCGCTCCTGGTCGGCGCCCGCCCGCGTACCAAGGGCATGGAGCGCGGTGACCTGCTCGCGGCCAACGGCGGCATCTTCGGCCCGCAGGGCAAGGCCATCAACGACAACGCCGCGGACGACATCAAGGTCCTGGTCGTCGGCAACCCGGCCAACACCAACGCGCTCATCGCGCAGGCCTCGGCCCCGGACGTACCGGCCGACCGCTTCACCGCGATGACCCGCCTCGACCACAACCGTGCGATCTCGCAGCTCTCGCAGAAGACCGGCGTTTCGGTCTCCGAGATCCGCCGTCTCACGATCTGGGGCAACCACTCCGCCACGCAGTACCCGGACATCTTCCACGCCGAGGTCGCGGGCAAGAACGCCGCCGAGACCGTCAACGACGAGAAGTGGCTGGCCGACACCTTCATCCCGACCGTCGCCAAGCGCGGCGCGGCGATCATCGAGGCGCGTGGCGCGTCCTCGGCCGCCTCGGCCGCGAACGCCGCCATCGACCACGTCCACACCTGGGTCAACGGCACGGCGGACGGCGACTGGACCTCGATGGGTATCCCGTCGGACGGCTCCTACGGTGTGCCCGAGGGCCTCATCTCCTCCTTCCCGGTCACCACGAAGGGCGGCAAGTACGAGATCGTCC